GGCTTCACGCCAGAGATGCTAGCGCATTGGGGTGAGCCCTTTCGCAGCACCCGGCCTGCGGGTGAGGGCATGGGACTGGGCCTCTTTTTTGTGCGCAGGCTGGCCGCTTCCATGCAGGGGACCGCCACGGTGGGGAATCGTGCCGAAGGCGGCGCACGCGTGACCCTCATCCTGCCGATTTTTGACCTAACGAAAAGCTTACCATGCTATGATGACCGTCCTGCTGATCGAAGATGACGAGAGCTTTCGCACCACACTGGCCCTGGCGCTGCGTCGGCGCGGCTGCGAGGTCCTCCAGGCGGCGAATGCCGCCGAAGCACTCCATCTCCTCGAACAAGCCCCCACGACCGAGGGCATCGTTCTCGACATGCGGTTAGGTCAAGACAATGGCAACGCTTTGATCCCCGAGCTGCGGCGTCTGTCGCCTCAAGCGCGACTGATCATCCTTACCGGCTACGGCAGCATCCCGAATGCCATCGAGGCCGTGCGGCTGGGGGCGGATGATTACCTGCTCAAGCCCGCCGGGGCGGATCAGGTGCTGGCGGCGCTGCGCGGGCACGCGGCGGAGTCTCCCCGCCCAGGCGCTGGGGACCTCCCCAGCCTCGCTCGCCTGGAGTGGGAGCACATCCAGCGTGTGCTGAGTGATTGCCAGGGAAACATCTCCCACACCGCCGAAGCCCTGGGCATTGATCGCCGCACCCTTCAGCGCAAGCTCATGAAGATGCCACCCGAGGTGTGAGCTGCGGCATCTTGCCACATTTTCAAACCCGCCCGGTATCGGAAAGTCGGGCATGGACTTTCCCTCATACTATCTGGATCATGTGGCGGGTGGCAGGTTGATCATCGGCCTCATCGCCTCCCTGCATGTGCTGATCAATCACCCCCTGGCCGTCGGGGCCTATCCCATCCTCACCTTCATGGAATGGTGGGCGCATAAGCACGGGCGAAAGGATATCGATGAACTGGCTTACAAGATCACCTTCATCGTGTTCATCGTCACCACCACGGTCGGTGCCATGACCGGCGTAGGCATCTGGCTTTCCACCTCCCTGTTTGCCCCCTTTGCCATCGGCAGTCTGCTGCGTGTGTTCTTCTGGGGCTGGTTCATGGAGTGGCTGGTCTTCATCAGCGAGGTGGCTTTGATCATGGCGTGGTTCCTGACCTGGAAAAAGGCGGACACGCCGGAAAAGAAACGCCGTCATATCAAAATTGGTTTGGCGCTCAGCATCATGTCCTGGCTGACCATGGCCCTCATCGTGGCCGTGCTCGGGTTCATGATGAAACCTGGCGAGTGGAGCCAAACCCGCGCCTTCTGGGATGCGATGACCAACCCGCTCTACCTGCCTCAGCTCGGCTTCCGCACCTTCTTCGCCCTCATGACCGGGGCCGTGTTTGTCTGGTTTGCCTACTTCTTCTTCACTCGGCACAAGGAGCATGGCCCGCGCCTGCGGAAATGGCTGGTGTATCGCCTTTCTCACGTCGTCCTGGTCAGTCTGGTGATGACCCTCCTGTTTGGAAACTGGTATTGGCAAAATGTGCCGGAGGCGATGAAGGCCAACAGCTCCGTGGCCTTGCTGACCCAGGAGTTCATGAGTTGGCACAGCCAGTTCGCTTCTTTGTTAGGCTGGACCCTGGGGGCCTTTCTCATCATCGCCATCGCCGGGCTCTCCTTCTCCTCCCTGGTGCCGCGTTGGGCCCTGCTCATCCCCAGCTTCATGGGCATCTGGCTGCTAGGACATTTCGAGCGAGCACGCGAGTTCATGCGCAAGCCCTGGGTCATCGGGGACTATCTTTACTCCAACGGCATTCACAAAGACGAACTGGCCTTTCTGCAAAGCGAGGGTCTGCTGAAACATGCGACCTATGTGAAGCACCGCGAGGTGACGGAGGCGAACAAGATCGAATGCGGGCAGGACATCTTCATGCTCGCCTGCTCCCGCTGTCACAGCACCACGGGGCTGAATGGCGTGATCGAGAAACTGGAGATCATGTATGGCGCGGACAAGGCCTGGGATGACTCCGCCATGCTCGCCTTCATCCAAGGCATGCACCAGACCCGCACCTTCATGCCTCCCTTT
The DNA window shown above is from Prosthecobacter debontii and carries:
- a CDS encoding response regulator transcription factor; the protein is MMTVLLIEDDESFRTTLALALRRRGCEVLQAANAAEALHLLEQAPTTEGIVLDMRLGQDNGNALIPELRRLSPQARLIILTGYGSIPNAIEAVRLGADDYLLKPAGADQVLAALRGHAAESPRPGAGDLPSLARLEWEHIQRVLSDCQGNISHTAEALGIDRRTLQRKLMKMPPEV
- a CDS encoding c-type cytochrome — translated: MDFPSYYLDHVAGGRLIIGLIASLHVLINHPLAVGAYPILTFMEWWAHKHGRKDIDELAYKITFIVFIVTTTVGAMTGVGIWLSTSLFAPFAIGSLLRVFFWGWFMEWLVFISEVALIMAWFLTWKKADTPEKKRRHIKIGLALSIMSWLTMALIVAVLGFMMKPGEWSQTRAFWDAMTNPLYLPQLGFRTFFALMTGAVFVWFAYFFFTRHKEHGPRLRKWLVYRLSHVVLVSLVMTLLFGNWYWQNVPEAMKANSSVALLTQEFMSWHSQFASLLGWTLGAFLIIAIAGLSFSSLVPRWALLIPSFMGIWLLGHFERAREFMRKPWVIGDYLYSNGIHKDELAFLQSEGLLKHATYVKHREVTEANKIECGQDIFMLACSRCHSTTGLNGVIEKLEIMYGADKAWDDSAMLAFIQGMHQTRTFMPPFPGNEREAQALVAYLQHLRTTREPLQGAQSVGITGAPLSSH